A window of the Spirochaeta lutea genome harbors these coding sequences:
- the rsgA gene encoding ribosome small subunit-dependent GTPase A, which translates to MKENTENQTDQFSANSGLSQWGWNESWAAAWRQGPGPGLGLVPCRVIGQDRHRYRLAGAATAGDQKDGSEGFHPSWEAYGRVSGAFAYRAAGPADFPVPGDWVGVEIPEAGIPADAEAGEEPRLVIQYILPRQGEVSRKVAGEVIQQQVICANLQSLILVFSLDGGRNFVPGFVERAVATAWESGAKPVIVLNKADCADTEYAQRCILEAESAAPGVPVILTSAKTGLGMDTLREELDSARGVSTVSMLGKSGVGKSALINTLRAAEGASGRDRLFPAKEGGLRADFQGRHTTTGKLMYRVGRNLLLDVPGLRELQIWGGSDTVDGGFPEIEALSEYCRFSDCRHQGEPGCAVQGALASGELEYQRFQRYLDMKREVAYIERQVDPKALSANKRFWKQISKEMRGFRKSDRT; encoded by the coding sequence ATGAAAGAGAATACAGAAAACCAGACAGATCAGTTTTCGGCTAATTCAGGTCTATCCCAATGGGGATGGAACGAGTCTTGGGCGGCTGCTTGGAGGCAGGGACCGGGTCCCGGCTTGGGCCTGGTTCCGTGCCGGGTTATTGGCCAAGACCGCCACCGCTACCGCCTAGCCGGCGCCGCAACTGCCGGTGATCAGAAAGACGGATCCGAGGGCTTCCATCCATCTTGGGAGGCCTATGGGAGGGTCAGCGGCGCCTTTGCGTACCGGGCAGCAGGTCCGGCAGATTTTCCTGTTCCCGGTGACTGGGTGGGAGTTGAGATTCCCGAGGCGGGGATTCCAGCGGATGCCGAGGCGGGAGAGGAACCGAGGCTGGTAATTCAGTACATTCTGCCAAGGCAGGGGGAGGTAAGCCGCAAGGTAGCGGGGGAAGTCATTCAGCAGCAGGTGATCTGTGCAAACCTGCAGAGCCTTATTCTGGTATTCTCCCTGGACGGCGGTAGGAACTTTGTTCCCGGATTTGTTGAACGTGCAGTGGCTACCGCCTGGGAATCCGGGGCAAAACCGGTCATTGTGCTCAATAAGGCCGACTGCGCGGATACTGAATATGCACAGCGATGCATTCTAGAGGCCGAGTCCGCTGCGCCGGGAGTCCCGGTCATCCTTACCTCTGCAAAAACCGGTTTGGGCATGGACACCTTACGGGAGGAGCTTGATTCGGCCCGGGGTGTATCCACCGTATCCATGCTCGGTAAAAGCGGGGTGGGGAAGTCCGCCCTAATAAATACATTAAGGGCAGCCGAGGGGGCATCCGGGCGGGACAGGTTGTTTCCGGCCAAGGAGGGTGGCCTGAGGGCGGATTTTCAAGGCCGCCATACTACCACGGGCAAACTGATGTACCGTGTAGGGCGAAATCTACTCTTGGATGTCCCGGGACTGCGGGAACTTCAGATTTGGGGTGGTTCGGATACGGTGGATGGAGGGTTTCCAGAGATTGAAGCACTATCGGAGTATTGCCGGTTTTCTGATTGTCGTCATCAGGGTGAGCCCGGCTGTGCAGTTCAAGGGGCCCTGGCCTCGGGTGAGCTGGAATATCAGCGCTTTCAGCGGTATCTGGATATGAAACGCGAGGTTGCCTATATTGAGCGACAGGTAGATCCGAAGGCTTTATCCGCCAATAAACGGTTTTGGAAACAGATTTCCAAGGAGATGCGGGGATTTCGCAAATCCGACCGTACCTAG
- a CDS encoding sensor histidine kinase, with protein sequence MGESTVNNLRKRSLGLWLLGLFSGLLLIPLILFFIVYTGFYTREIQRTLDSQKRYGAQVFIGYLEDTQLSLMVAHRIIERGLPKQSAYVHVSSWIDQQNFLSVDQIFGLNSNGLVLFTVPAAKEPVIHTETLTIEMAATGSRPRDVLLEDGQNLWMLRLLPEISGELSLVLVKRVPLEHWRFIQDAFSINYVVFNREKGRVVLSNLPEVYVRREELAQVGSPATSTQEVFSLEAFGGPALLVKTSLAAEGTPWANRQIEVVAVLFFLFYLVMLGIVYWMLQSRLIGRITALSSAAQGFNTVLETGSYSPLEPGIHDEVGRLVTVFNTMALSLSGYTKNLQEVVAERTLELEQAQQAQRIFFASMSHELRNPLHTIIGFSDLLQEDSRGMQQEYVRIIHEQSRQLEALLEQIMDVARLESGVDRIRHGWFNIREVLHQVSLEWTTTMALQDCALELELTSEVPEQVGGDEVRLTFLLMNILLALRDSFRLHRMSLTVYCAEDLGQFRVLVFEAAGKASVPGGGDHEPPEHIRKAQGMSSPGDKSWGEPIRLALARRLVEIKGGRLRVDTSQNGVCITCAVPLLVEEDPGRGVEPETLRNCLVLCPAPQDFDVVTRCLDTFHLAVENFVDGTDFLANLKFNYELDPSIVVVIGQCRKVSHQQLLFAIRKRFGLDIPIILVPDEENSLRTEDDPKITVISREYMEDELEAALARSLGP encoded by the coding sequence ATGGGAGAATCCACCGTCAATAATCTGAGAAAGCGGAGCCTCGGATTGTGGCTGCTTGGATTATTTAGCGGCCTGTTATTGATCCCCCTGATTCTGTTTTTTATTGTCTACACCGGATTCTACACCAGAGAAATCCAGCGGACCCTTGATTCCCAGAAGCGGTACGGTGCCCAGGTTTTTATTGGGTATTTAGAAGATACCCAACTCTCCCTGATGGTTGCCCATCGAATCATTGAACGCGGTCTGCCGAAACAGTCTGCGTATGTACACGTTTCCTCGTGGATAGATCAACAAAATTTTTTGAGCGTAGATCAAATATTTGGCTTGAATTCAAATGGGCTCGTACTCTTTACAGTGCCGGCTGCAAAAGAACCGGTGATTCATACTGAAACGCTTACCATAGAGATGGCCGCCACGGGAAGCCGGCCGCGTGACGTGCTCCTTGAGGATGGCCAAAACCTTTGGATGCTCCGGTTGCTTCCGGAGATTAGCGGGGAGCTTTCACTTGTACTGGTAAAACGTGTTCCCTTGGAACATTGGCGGTTCATCCAGGATGCATTTTCCATTAACTATGTGGTATTCAACCGGGAAAAGGGTCGGGTTGTTCTGTCGAATCTCCCAGAGGTGTATGTACGTCGAGAAGAGTTGGCGCAAGTCGGCAGCCCGGCAACCTCCACCCAAGAGGTATTTTCGCTGGAAGCCTTCGGGGGTCCGGCCCTTTTGGTAAAAACTAGCCTTGCGGCGGAAGGGACGCCATGGGCAAATCGGCAAATTGAGGTTGTCGCCGTTCTCTTTTTCCTTTTTTACCTGGTAATGCTCGGGATTGTGTACTGGATGCTGCAGAGCAGATTGATAGGTCGGATCACTGCTCTGAGTTCCGCCGCCCAGGGATTCAATACAGTCTTGGAAACAGGGTCCTACAGTCCCCTGGAGCCGGGGATACATGATGAGGTAGGGCGGTTGGTAACGGTCTTCAATACCATGGCCCTTTCCCTAAGCGGGTATACCAAGAATTTGCAGGAGGTGGTTGCCGAGCGAACCTTGGAGCTTGAACAAGCTCAGCAGGCTCAGCGGATCTTTTTTGCAAGTATGAGCCATGAACTGCGGAATCCCCTACATACTATAATTGGGTTCTCGGATCTGCTTCAGGAGGATTCCCGGGGGATGCAACAGGAATATGTTCGGATTATTCATGAGCAGTCCCGCCAACTCGAGGCTCTGCTTGAACAAATAATGGACGTTGCTCGGCTTGAATCTGGGGTGGATAGGATTCGTCATGGGTGGTTTAACATCCGGGAGGTGTTACATCAGGTTTCTCTGGAGTGGACAACGACGATGGCCCTTCAGGATTGCGCGCTTGAACTGGAACTTACTTCTGAGGTGCCTGAGCAGGTGGGTGGCGATGAGGTCCGCTTAACCTTCTTGCTCATGAATATCTTACTAGCTCTCAGAGACAGTTTTCGGCTCCACCGGATGAGCCTTACGGTATATTGTGCCGAAGATCTTGGACAGTTCCGTGTATTGGTATTTGAGGCCGCAGGCAAGGCCTCCGTGCCGGGAGGCGGCGATCATGAACCACCGGAGCATATTCGTAAGGCCCAGGGTATGTCTTCCCCTGGCGATAAATCCTGGGGGGAGCCAATTCGCCTTGCCCTCGCCCGGCGGCTGGTGGAGATAAAGGGCGGTCGCTTACGGGTGGATACTTCCCAGAACGGTGTATGCATTACCTGTGCTGTTCCCCTCTTGGTGGAGGAGGATCCCGGCAGGGGAGTAGAACCAGAAACCCTTCGGAATTGCCTTGTGCTTTGCCCTGCTCCCCAGGATTTTGATGTGGTTACCCGCTGCCTTGATACATTCCACCTAGCTGTAGAGAATTTTGTCGACGGGACTGATTTTCTTGCCAATCTGAAGTTTAACTACGAGCTTGACCCGAGTATTGTTGTAGTCATCGGACAGTGCAGGAAGGTATCTCACCAACAGCTCCTATTTGCAATACGAAAACGGTTTGGTTTAGATATACCAATTATCCTCGTGCCCGATGAAGAAAACAGTCTTCGGACAGAAGACGATCCGAAGATCACAGTAATCTCACGGGAATACATGGAGGATGAGTTAGAAGCTGCATTGGCTCGGAGTCTTGGTCCATGA
- a CDS encoding chromate transporter, with the protein MSLWELLTSFFLIGIGSYGGGMVIVGLIFHEIVENHAWLTAQEMTNAITLSQLTPGPIAINTATYTGFSGFGIPGAFLTTLSVVLPSVLLLTLLVLLRNILKRRMPATPKRSWLLPRFMQSLRPGILALLIHATWSFGRSAVVSLPVLVIFVVSLTLLLSVKKLHPLIVMLAAGVIGLFVF; encoded by the coding sequence ATGAGTCTCTGGGAACTCCTGACCTCGTTCTTTCTCATTGGAATCGGTTCCTACGGCGGGGGAATGGTTATCGTCGGTCTTATATTTCATGAGATCGTTGAGAACCACGCTTGGCTCACCGCCCAGGAGATGACCAACGCCATAACCCTGAGCCAGCTCACCCCGGGGCCGATAGCCATTAATACGGCAACCTATACCGGCTTCTCCGGGTTCGGAATCCCTGGGGCCTTTTTAACGACCCTGTCGGTCGTTCTGCCTTCGGTACTGCTGTTGACTCTGCTTGTGCTGCTGCGGAATATCCTCAAACGGCGGATGCCCGCAACTCCGAAACGTAGCTGGCTGCTTCCCCGATTCATGCAGTCCCTGCGTCCTGGCATCCTTGCTCTTCTGATTCATGCAACCTGGAGCTTCGGCCGTTCAGCCGTCGTCAGCCTGCCGGTTCTGGTTATCTTCGTTGTATCCTTAACCCTTTTGCTCAGCGTCAAGAAGCTGCATCCCCTTATCGTTATGCTCGCTGCCGGGGTAATTGGTCTGTTTGTCTTTTAA
- a CDS encoding chromate transporter, whose amino-acid sequence MAESSEQQHKPGGSEDPPNQPSSPLESQDHSDRPIPPLQLFGLFFKIGALTFGGGVAMLGVMHHELVVSRGILSDEEFTDYVSLSTSVPGAIAVNMGYMLGLRFAGVLGVVLSVLGVVLPSVLIILFILLVLGGQLENPWITRFFTGASGAVAAQIAYSTLLFGKSVWRDVISMAVAVLCFALVLVTSLHPLLIVLIALVLRFILPHRGDGRYRSGRAG is encoded by the coding sequence ATGGCTGAATCGTCGGAACAGCAACATAAGCCCGGAGGCTCCGAAGATCCCCCGAACCAACCATCCTCACCCCTGGAATCCCAGGACCATAGTGATCGTCCCATTCCTCCCCTCCAGCTTTTCGGTCTTTTTTTTAAGATTGGGGCCCTGACCTTTGGAGGCGGGGTCGCCATGTTGGGGGTCATGCATCATGAACTGGTGGTTTCCCGAGGCATACTCTCCGATGAGGAGTTTACCGACTATGTGAGCCTCTCCACCTCGGTGCCGGGGGCAATCGCCGTTAATATGGGATATATGCTGGGCCTTCGATTCGCCGGCGTGCTGGGGGTGGTGCTATCGGTTCTTGGGGTCGTTCTTCCCTCGGTGTTGATTATACTGTTTATCCTCCTGGTCCTGGGTGGACAACTGGAGAATCCCTGGATAACTCGTTTTTTCACCGGAGCGTCTGGGGCAGTGGCAGCTCAAATCGCCTACTCGACCCTGCTTTTTGGAAAATCTGTTTGGCGCGACGTCATTTCCATGGCGGTGGCGGTCCTTTGTTTTGCTCTTGTTTTGGTAACCAGCCTTCATCCCCTTCTCATCGTTCTCATTGCCCTGGTCCTTCGATTTATTCTGCCGCACCGTGGCGACGGCAGGTATCGCTCAGGGAGGGCCGGATGA
- a CDS encoding bifunctional metallophosphatase/5'-nucleotidase: protein MKIRIALSVIPLLALLTVSGCSDSGPEPLVVQVYSLRGGVFPQAEEDDYRGGLGLIAGAVDTVAAENPRRELMLLGTYNMLYGTPESYVTDGLPLVDIMNLMGFDALIVGVREFYFGMEILEKQARRASFPFLGANIRDTFGARIPFIKGSIVSEDGRFGIIGLSPPQVTTQNFPEHIQGIRLIDPLEAVLEEMEVLRLGGVEKVMVIAGGFGVFDGETLPGILLEIAALPDVDIIETGVDGETISGLYRITEWDFDDPDSNPGDSSGDGAVSLADSVALAETEILGVHNEDIIGGQLVTVFDPSSSQYWEIPVLESTVQPSKRLEPILSQVKALTQGILDTPLTRADQPIDHSFEEESALGNLFTDLLRQEFELDAVLINAGGMRHGLPEGEITMADVYRAYPFGGNLVFMELTGEQILSLLNYSLEFIGHPEMGRGFLMVSGIRFAYTVDDQGYVLSPEAVTIAGSPLRLDGVYSLAVEKYIFDGGDGYTFFQDWEIKPSRIEPRTTVSILSDALSTQGEVEGVTDGRIHRQ, encoded by the coding sequence GTGAAAATACGGATTGCTCTCAGTGTTATTCCTCTATTAGCCCTGCTTACCGTTTCGGGTTGCAGTGATTCGGGTCCGGAACCCCTAGTGGTGCAGGTCTATAGCCTCCGGGGTGGGGTATTTCCCCAGGCAGAGGAGGATGATTACCGGGGTGGATTGGGACTCATCGCCGGAGCGGTCGACACAGTCGCTGCAGAAAATCCCCGCCGGGAGCTCATGCTTTTGGGTACCTACAATATGCTCTACGGTACTCCCGAATCATATGTAACCGATGGACTTCCACTCGTTGATATTATGAACCTTATGGGGTTTGATGCCCTGATCGTCGGGGTCAGGGAATTCTATTTCGGTATGGAAATCCTTGAAAAACAGGCTAGACGGGCTAGCTTCCCCTTCCTGGGTGCGAATATTCGGGATACCTTCGGGGCGCGGATTCCATTTATCAAAGGATCTATTGTAAGTGAAGATGGGCGATTCGGTATTATCGGCCTTTCTCCCCCCCAGGTAACAACGCAGAATTTTCCAGAACACATCCAAGGGATACGTCTCATTGATCCCCTTGAGGCAGTCTTGGAGGAGATGGAGGTCCTGCGACTTGGGGGCGTTGAGAAGGTGATGGTTATCGCCGGGGGATTTGGGGTGTTCGATGGCGAAACTCTGCCTGGGATCCTGTTAGAAATAGCCGCTCTGCCGGATGTGGATATTATAGAGACCGGCGTCGATGGTGAAACCATATCTGGATTGTATCGAATCACCGAATGGGATTTTGACGATCCAGACTCCAATCCCGGTGACTCATCCGGGGATGGAGCGGTATCCCTAGCGGATAGCGTTGCTCTGGCAGAAACCGAGATCCTCGGTGTACATAATGAGGATATCATCGGCGGACAGCTAGTGACGGTATTTGATCCCTCTAGTTCCCAGTATTGGGAAATCCCCGTTTTAGAGAGTACCGTTCAGCCCTCGAAGCGCCTGGAACCTATTTTATCCCAGGTAAAGGCTCTGACTCAGGGTATTCTTGATACGCCCCTCACCAGGGCAGATCAGCCCATAGACCATTCATTTGAGGAAGAGAGCGCCTTGGGGAATCTATTTACCGATCTCCTTCGGCAGGAGTTCGAGCTTGATGCAGTGCTCATAAACGCAGGTGGAATGCGTCATGGGCTACCGGAAGGGGAAATCACCATGGCGGATGTGTACAGAGCCTATCCCTTCGGTGGAAATCTCGTTTTTATGGAATTGACGGGTGAGCAGATCTTGTCTCTCTTGAATTATAGTTTGGAGTTTATCGGGCATCCTGAAATGGGGAGGGGGTTCCTGATGGTCTCCGGAATTCGTTTTGCATACACGGTGGATGATCAGGGGTACGTTCTTTCCCCGGAGGCTGTAACGATTGCGGGGAGTCCATTGAGGTTAGATGGTGTGTATTCCCTAGCCGTGGAGAAATATATTTTTGATGGCGGTGATGGATACACGTTTTTCCAGGATTGGGAAATAAAGCCTTCGCGGATTGAACCCCGAACCACGGTTTCGATTCTCAGTGATGCCCTAAGCACGCAGGGGGAAGTCGAGGGAGTTACTGATGGGAGAATCCACCGTCAATAA
- a CDS encoding sensor histidine kinase, which yields MDHRKQSIRSAIRVVGIYAALGSLWILFSDRITQVLFQDPELFLQAQTIKGWLYVLTTAGLLYVLIHNELGIQRRHNEETKALSRELHHRVKNNLQLMLSLINLQQDQYRESPETSKALGEMYLRMESISLIHEQMYQVRSLASVKLKPYLEELSASIASHYALGNTLGSPVELAIDDYEPHITEALPIGLMVNEFIASAVRRHISNPGDIRITIENQEQAGYIWIAVFLQTQEEELFSNHPENRLSETLIQSLASQLGGTWTKNQGDSALVYELRFKRQTDQLPRQRA from the coding sequence ATGGACCATAGAAAACAGAGCATCCGTTCAGCAATCCGGGTAGTAGGCATCTATGCGGCCCTTGGTTCCCTTTGGATTCTCTTCTCTGATCGCATTACCCAAGTGTTATTTCAAGATCCCGAACTGTTTCTTCAGGCCCAGACCATCAAGGGCTGGCTGTATGTTCTTACCACGGCAGGGTTGTTGTATGTTCTGATACATAACGAACTTGGAATTCAACGCCGACACAACGAAGAAACGAAGGCTCTCAGCAGGGAGCTGCACCACCGCGTGAAAAACAATCTACAGCTCATGTTGAGCCTGATTAATCTGCAACAGGATCAGTACCGGGAGTCACCGGAAACCTCTAAGGCCTTGGGAGAAATGTACCTCCGAATGGAGTCGATTTCCCTTATACATGAACAGATGTACCAGGTTCGTTCTCTCGCCTCGGTCAAGCTCAAACCGTATTTAGAGGAGTTGAGCGCTTCAATCGCTTCCCACTATGCCCTGGGAAATACCCTGGGATCTCCGGTGGAACTGGCTATTGATGATTATGAGCCCCACATCACCGAGGCCCTGCCTATCGGCTTGATGGTAAATGAGTTTATTGCCAGCGCGGTTCGTAGACATATTAGCAACCCGGGTGACATTCGAATCACCATAGAAAACCAGGAACAGGCCGGGTACATTTGGATAGCAGTATTCTTACAGACCCAAGAGGAAGAGCTGTTCTCCAACCATCCGGAAAACCGTCTCAGCGAGACCCTGATTCAGAGTCTGGCATCCCAGCTCGGCGGCACGTGGACCAAAAACCAGGGCGACAGTGCCCTGGTGTACGAATTGAGATTTAAAAGACAAACAGACCAATTACCCCGGCAGCGAGCATAA
- a CDS encoding glycoside hydrolase family 31 protein has product MYFHKIPTPYNFSFSKNDESTFILEKLGGDVFRLSVTNLQRWPKGSYSQAVLEDQAFSREDSRVKGTVTADGQVRLTLQGEVVLEGLADQAFGVNGSQWMVCFPLDGDEGFFGMGEKQGFERSGVRTQFWNTDVFGDFSMKEVESGQTDPMYVSLPVLIRRKIVDGCIRYTGLVVNNPCAPFMNTGAEEGIFAFQNIQPDPLWYVGAQDGEPEIYVIVDETMAGVVSKIQRLQGCTPLPPLWALGHHQCRWGYKSQEQLEQVAQGYIRHGIPNDGLWLDIEYMRGYRVFTLEEQGFPGGSDAIQGLSNQGNRIIPILDPGIKRDETWDVYRDGVSRNIFCKTQEDLDYVGFVWPGITVFPDFSLPEVRQWWADQVKKFTGLGFSGYWIDMNDPSTGSSPLEDMRFNHGADNHMTYHNQYALGMAQATRAGLELAHPGMRPFVLSRSAFLSSSRYSAVWTGDNVSNDHHLAGTIAISLSLSVSGIPFNGPDVPGFAGDASAELMRAWYKAGFLFPFFRNHNVLSSADQEPWTRDSLTLEVVGEYIKSRYRLLPYIYSLFVHHEKTGEPIMRPMVYHETPGDSAEFDLTTLDNQYYLGFWIFHAPILTSRDTERSVRIPTGAWYSILSGSWISGPRQVSVKTTVHTTPLFFRENAVIPLRSPEEDDRSPRIDLTSITLLFVPRAGREGDPPSDRPGESLVYHADDGESQDYLQGDHSEFQVGGYIRPDGVPALRISRISSGFGPVRVFPKLVGHWSVLEVVVDGISHSYSLTRGVVSLAGVEVAVSHIGNDPVVV; this is encoded by the coding sequence GTGTATTTTCATAAGATTCCTACGCCCTATAACTTTTCTTTCAGTAAAAACGATGAATCAACTTTCATATTAGAGAAGTTGGGAGGGGATGTATTCCGTCTGTCGGTCACCAATCTACAACGATGGCCGAAGGGGAGTTACAGCCAGGCGGTATTAGAAGATCAGGCGTTCTCCCGGGAAGACTCCAGGGTTAAAGGAACCGTTACGGCTGACGGGCAGGTCCGGTTAACCCTCCAGGGAGAGGTGGTGTTGGAGGGATTGGCGGACCAGGCCTTCGGGGTGAACGGATCTCAGTGGATGGTTTGTTTTCCCCTCGATGGTGATGAGGGGTTTTTCGGAATGGGTGAGAAGCAGGGATTTGAACGTTCCGGGGTACGAACCCAATTCTGGAATACCGATGTTTTTGGCGACTTCTCCATGAAGGAGGTTGAGAGCGGCCAGACGGATCCCATGTACGTTTCTCTGCCGGTACTCATCCGGAGGAAGATAGTGGATGGGTGTATTCGGTATACGGGTTTGGTGGTGAATAATCCATGTGCGCCGTTTATGAATACCGGGGCTGAGGAGGGAATCTTCGCGTTTCAAAATATCCAGCCTGATCCCCTTTGGTACGTAGGAGCCCAGGACGGAGAGCCTGAGATCTATGTAATCGTGGATGAAACCATGGCCGGGGTAGTTTCTAAGATTCAGCGGCTTCAAGGATGTACTCCCCTGCCTCCCCTCTGGGCTCTGGGGCATCATCAATGCCGATGGGGTTATAAGTCCCAGGAGCAACTGGAGCAGGTAGCCCAGGGCTACATCCGTCATGGCATACCGAACGACGGGCTGTGGTTGGATATTGAATACATGCGGGGTTACCGGGTCTTTACCCTGGAGGAGCAGGGATTCCCGGGTGGTTCCGATGCCATCCAAGGGCTGTCCAACCAGGGGAATCGCATCATACCCATTTTAGATCCCGGAATAAAACGCGATGAGACATGGGACGTCTATCGGGATGGGGTTTCCCGGAATATATTTTGTAAAACCCAGGAGGATCTTGATTATGTCGGATTTGTTTGGCCGGGGATCACGGTTTTTCCGGATTTTTCCCTTCCTGAGGTCAGGCAATGGTGGGCAGACCAGGTGAAGAAATTTACCGGCCTGGGCTTCAGCGGGTACTGGATCGACATGAATGATCCTTCCACAGGCTCAAGTCCCTTGGAGGATATGCGGTTTAACCATGGGGCCGATAATCATATGACCTACCATAATCAGTATGCCCTAGGCATGGCCCAGGCAACCCGGGCCGGGCTTGAACTGGCTCATCCCGGTATGAGGCCCTTTGTCTTGAGTAGGAGTGCATTTTTATCCTCAAGCAGGTATTCTGCTGTTTGGACGGGGGATAATGTTTCCAACGATCATCATCTAGCTGGGACCATAGCTATTAGTCTTAGCCTGAGTGTATCCGGCATCCCCTTCAACGGACCCGATGTGCCGGGATTTGCTGGGGATGCTTCAGCGGAACTTATGAGGGCGTGGTATAAGGCCGGGTTTTTATTCCCCTTCTTCAGAAATCATAACGTCCTGTCTTCGGCGGATCAGGAGCCGTGGACCAGAGATTCTCTGACCCTTGAAGTGGTGGGGGAATATATAAAGAGTCGGTACCGACTTCTCCCCTATATCTACAGCCTTTTTGTTCATCATGAGAAAACAGGCGAGCCCATCATGAGACCCATGGTTTATCACGAAACCCCTGGAGATTCAGCAGAGTTTGATCTGACTACCCTGGATAATCAATATTATCTGGGGTTTTGGATATTCCATGCACCGATCCTGACATCCCGGGATACTGAACGCTCGGTGCGTATCCCGACTGGAGCCTGGTACTCAATCCTCTCGGGATCATGGATCTCAGGGCCCCGGCAGGTATCCGTTAAGACGACTGTTCATACAACCCCCCTGTTTTTTCGGGAAAATGCAGTTATTCCCCTCCGGTCCCCGGAGGAAGATGACAGAAGTCCCCGGATTGATCTCACTTCTATCACCCTGCTATTTGTACCCCGGGCCGGTAGGGAGGGGGATCCTCCCTCGGATAGGCCGGGGGAGAGCCTTGTGTACCATGCCGATGACGGTGAGAGCCAGGACTATCTGCAGGGGGATCATTCGGAATTTCAAGTAGGAGGATACATTCGGCCTGACGGGGTTCCTGCTCTTCGGATCTCCCGGATTTCTTCAGGTTTCGGCCCTGTCCGGGTGTTTCCGAAGCTTGTGGGGCACTGGTCTGTCCTGGAGGTTGTGGTTGATGGCATCTCCCATTCCTACTCGCTAACAAGGGGTGTGGTATCCTTGGCTGGGGTGGAGGTAGCAGTTAGCCATATCGGGAACGATCCAGTTGTGGTATAG
- the glnA gene encoding type I glutamate--ammonia ligase, with amino-acid sequence MAASALLDRIKNEGIEYVDLQFGDMFGMLQHTTFVASELDEDQLENGIPFDGSSIRAWKSIEKSDMIFKPDLSSAFVDPFREQKTLVIFGDIYEPRTGERYERAPRNIAHKALEYLKSLGIGDEIFFGPEPEFFIFDGVRYYIEPRGSYFEVDSQEGPWTTGEDGVNLGHKIRHKMGYFPATPQDTQMDLRSEIVTNMRNMGMTVYLHHHEVATSQGEIGIKFGNIITAGDLVHKYKYAVKNTAYKHGKTATFMPKPMFGDNGSGMHAHASIWKDGKNTFAGDGYANLSQTALYAIGGLLKHGRAIQAFTNPTGNSYRRLVPGYEAPVKLAYSATNRSAAIRIPYVTSDKARRFEFRCGDASGSPYLNFAAMTMAMIDGIKNKIDPGAALDKNIYDLPPEEAQSIPSTCATQEEAIREMLADKDWLTAGDVFDEEFIQAYAEFRLKSEVEPMKLQPTPLEYDLYYDC; translated from the coding sequence ATGGCAGCTTCTGCATTATTAGACAGAATCAAAAACGAGGGAATCGAATATGTGGATCTTCAGTTTGGAGACATGTTCGGTATGTTGCAGCACACGACCTTTGTCGCCTCAGAATTGGACGAGGATCAACTGGAAAACGGTATCCCCTTTGACGGTTCATCTATTCGGGCATGGAAGAGCATAGAAAAGTCAGACATGATCTTTAAGCCCGACCTTTCTTCGGCCTTTGTGGATCCCTTTCGGGAGCAAAAAACCTTGGTTATCTTCGGAGATATTTATGAGCCGCGTACTGGGGAACGCTACGAGCGGGCTCCCAGAAATATTGCCCACAAAGCCCTGGAATACCTAAAAAGCCTCGGTATTGGGGACGAGATATTCTTCGGCCCCGAACCTGAGTTCTTCATCTTCGATGGCGTTCGATACTACATTGAACCTCGGGGATCCTATTTTGAGGTGGATTCCCAGGAAGGACCCTGGACCACCGGGGAGGACGGGGTGAACCTCGGTCATAAAATCCGCCACAAGATGGGGTATTTCCCTGCTACTCCCCAGGACACCCAGATGGACCTGCGGAGTGAGATTGTCACGAATATGCGGAACATGGGGATGACCGTATATCTCCATCACCATGAGGTTGCCACCAGCCAGGGAGAGATTGGTATTAAGTTCGGGAACATTATAACCGCTGGCGATTTGGTGCATAAGTATAAGTATGCCGTGAAGAATACCGCCTATAAGCATGGGAAGACTGCTACATTTATGCCCAAGCCGATGTTCGGTGATAATGGTTCGGGTATGCATGCCCACGCATCCATCTGGAAGGACGGAAAGAATACCTTCGCGGGTGACGGATACGCCAACCTAAGTCAGACTGCACTCTACGCCATTGGCGGATTGCTGAAGCACGGCCGGGCAATTCAGGCGTTTACCAATCCCACGGGCAACAGCTACCGGCGGTTGGTACCCGGCTATGAGGCACCGGTTAAGTTGGCTTACAGCGCAACAAACCGATCCGCGGCCATTCGAATCCCCTATGTAACCAGCGATAAGGCCAGACGATTTGAATTCCGTTGCGGCGATGCCTCAGGGTCTCCGTACCTGAACTTTGCTGCCATGACCATGGCAATGATTGACGGTATTAAAAACAAGATCGATCCGGGTGCAGCTCTGGATAAAAACATCTACGATCTGCCCCCCGAAGAGGCTCAGTCCATCCCCTCTACCTGCGCAACCCAGGAGGAGGCCATCCGCGAAATGTTGGCCGATAAGGATTGGCTTACCGCAGGCGATGTCTTTGATGAAGAGTTCATCCAAGCGTATGCAGAATTCCGCCTAAAGAGCGAGGTTGAGCCCATGAAGCTTCAGCCCACACCCTTGGAGTATGATCTGTATTACGATTGCTAA